One stretch of Balneola sp. MJW-20 DNA includes these proteins:
- a CDS encoding PstS family phosphate ABC transporter substrate-binding protein produces MIKHTLFVFLFASLVVSCGSSTQKDIKIDGSSTVYPITEAVAEEYRAEAPDTRVTVGVSGTGGGFKQFIRGEIDINDASRSIKASEIELAEENDIAYLELSVAFDGIAVVVNTENDWANELTVEELKMIWEPSAQGNIMKWNQIRPEWPDEEIHLFGPGVASGTYDYFTEAIVGESGSSRGDYTASEDDNVLVQGVSTDKFAIGFFGLAYFEENADKLKLLAVQNGEADAVKPSLETVKDGSYTPLSRPLFIYVSETAAEKEHVLDFITYYLNNAGQLAPSVGYIPMPEDEYKAQLDKFNSFISAQQK; encoded by the coding sequence ATGATCAAGCACACATTATTCGTATTTTTATTTGCCTCACTGGTAGTTTCCTGCGGCAGCAGTACACAAAAAGACATTAAAATTGATGGTTCCAGTACGGTATATCCTATTACAGAAGCCGTGGCTGAAGAATACAGAGCCGAGGCTCCGGACACCAGAGTTACCGTTGGAGTTTCAGGTACCGGCGGTGGATTTAAGCAGTTCATCAGGGGTGAGATCGATATTAACGATGCGTCACGAAGTATTAAAGCCAGCGAGATCGAATTAGCTGAGGAAAATGACATAGCATATCTTGAGCTCTCGGTAGCATTTGATGGTATTGCCGTTGTTGTGAATACCGAAAATGACTGGGCAAATGAGCTTACGGTAGAAGAATTAAAAATGATCTGGGAACCTTCTGCTCAGGGAAATATCATGAAGTGGAACCAGATACGTCCCGAATGGCCTGATGAGGAGATCCATTTGTTTGGCCCCGGAGTCGCATCCGGAACCTACGATTACTTCACTGAAGCCATTGTTGGTGAAAGCGGCTCCAGTCGTGGAGATTATACAGCGAGTGAAGATGATAATGTGCTCGTTCAGGGAGTTTCAACAGATAAATTTGCGATCGGCTTCTTTGGTCTGGCTTATTTTGAAGAGAATGCGGATAAATTAAAACTGCTTGCAGTACAGAACGGGGAAGCTGATGCAGTAAAACCCTCACTTGAAACGGTGAAAGACGGCAGTTATACTCCTCTCTCTCGTCCGCTGTTCATCTATGTTTCCGAGACAGCTGCAGAGAAGGAACATGTACTCGACTTTATTACCTACTACCTTAATAATGCAGGCCAGCTGGCTCCTTCTGTAGGATATATTCCTATGCCGGAAGATGAGTATAAAGCGCAGTTAGATAAATTCAATTCTTTCATATCCGCGCAACAAAAGTAA
- the pstB gene encoding phosphate ABC transporter ATP-binding protein PstB, whose translation MRTADSANDQAETDDTVKIQTKNLDAYYGDFKALKDINLKIMANTVTAFIGPSGCGKSTLLRSLNRMNDGIETFKLDGKIKLDGKSIYDESVKVEELRKTVGMVFQKPNPFPKSIFENVAYGLKIQGIKDKDFIEERVIESLKQATIYDEVKDDLNKQALALSGGQQQRICIARTLAVKPSVLLMDEPTSALDPISTGKIEDLIYSLRERYTVVIVTHNMQQAGRVSDKTAFMYMGELIEEGDTKKIFTNPDKDRTQNYITGRFG comes from the coding sequence ATGAGAACTGCTGATTCTGCAAATGATCAGGCTGAAACGGACGATACAGTCAAGATTCAGACTAAAAACCTGGATGCTTATTATGGTGATTTCAAAGCCTTGAAAGACATCAATTTGAAGATCATGGCCAATACCGTAACGGCTTTTATTGGTCCTTCAGGATGTGGTAAGTCTACTTTGCTGCGAAGTTTAAACCGCATGAACGACGGGATCGAGACCTTTAAACTGGATGGTAAAATTAAGCTGGATGGGAAGAGCATCTATGACGAATCTGTTAAAGTGGAAGAACTAAGAAAGACTGTGGGCATGGTATTTCAAAAGCCTAATCCTTTCCCAAAATCCATTTTTGAGAATGTAGCTTATGGATTGAAAATTCAGGGGATCAAAGACAAAGATTTTATTGAAGAGCGTGTGATCGAATCGCTGAAACAGGCAACGATCTACGACGAAGTTAAGGATGATCTAAATAAGCAGGCACTGGCTCTTTCCGGAGGGCAGCAGCAGCGTATCTGCATAGCCAGGACATTGGCGGTAAAACCCTCCGTACTATTGATGGATGAGCCTACATCTGCATTAGACCCAATTTCTACAGGAAAAATTGAAGACCTGATCTATAGTCTGCGCGAAAGATATACGGTCGTCATTGTAACTCATAACATGCAGCAGGCAGGGCGGGTCAGTGATAAGACCGCCTTCATGTATATGGGTGAGCTGATCGAAGAAGGCGATACCAAAAAGATATTCACCAATCCTGATAAGGACCGGACTCAGAATTACATCACAGGAAGGTTCGGATGA
- a CDS encoding helix-turn-helix domain-containing protein has protein sequence MLVEHIILLAISSLGVIHGISLGVYLISNTSLNSLANRLLGLLLIVFGLRISKSILLYFTPDLDIMWITLGLTLILSFGPVFYFYVRSYLDNSFTLDLKDSIHGIPFLVFLVLNSFSLLQKEFYLAFGIFFIYLHFLGYIAYSYYWMRKFKRSSESKVSPERTRWLNFIHVGMVIVWFSYFMFLLDEEIIPYILGPVTYSLVIYPLSFWAISKKILVPEDQKYKSSSLDEDDSRRIITKLESFLKNEQPYLDQELKLPDVANELRTTTHSLSQVINQHYGQNFQQLINSYRVENAKRLLGSENNDHLTISAIAHDSGFNSLSAFNAAFKKMQDMTPSQYRKSKQHS, from the coding sequence ATGTTAGTAGAGCACATCATACTTTTAGCCATCAGCAGTCTGGGAGTGATCCATGGGATCTCCTTAGGGGTATATTTAATATCTAACACTTCTCTGAACTCCCTCGCAAACCGCTTACTCGGTTTACTTTTGATCGTGTTCGGACTAAGGATCAGTAAATCCATCCTCTTATATTTTACTCCCGATCTGGACATCATGTGGATCACCCTGGGGTTAACCCTGATTCTTTCTTTCGGCCCTGTGTTTTATTTCTACGTGAGAAGCTACCTGGATAACTCTTTCACACTGGATCTAAAAGACAGTATACATGGGATTCCCTTTCTTGTCTTTTTAGTGCTGAATAGTTTCAGCCTGCTCCAAAAGGAATTTTACCTGGCATTCGGGATCTTTTTCATCTATCTGCATTTCCTGGGTTATATAGCTTACTCCTATTACTGGATGAGAAAATTCAAGAGATCTTCTGAGTCCAAAGTCTCACCGGAAAGGACCCGATGGCTGAATTTCATTCATGTAGGTATGGTCATCGTTTGGTTTTCCTATTTCATGTTTCTGCTGGATGAAGAGATCATTCCCTATATATTGGGGCCGGTTACCTATTCCCTGGTCATTTATCCACTGAGCTTCTGGGCCATCTCAAAAAAGATCTTAGTGCCCGAAGATCAGAAGTACAAAAGTTCGTCTTTGGACGAAGACGATTCCAGACGCATCATTACAAAACTGGAATCCTTCTTAAAAAATGAACAACCCTATCTGGACCAGGAATTGAAATTACCAGATGTTGCCAATGAATTGAGAACCACTACCCATTCTTTGTCTCAGGTTATTAACCAGCATTACGGTCAGAATTTTCAGCAACTCATCAACTCCTACCGGGTTGAAAATGCCAAACGCTTACTTGGATCTGAGAACAATGACCACCTTACGATCTCTGCGATCGCTCATGACAGTGGTTTCAATAGCCTGTCTGCATTTAATGCCGCCTTTAAAAAAATGCAGGATATGACCCCTTCTCAATACCGAAAATCGAAACAACACTCTTAA
- the pstA gene encoding phosphate ABC transporter permease PstA — translation MNNEKKNRFKDRIFRVVGVSATWMGIIVLTIFMGFILYMGLGRLSLEFLTALPSRFAEQSGIYTAWIGSLWILVLTTLISFPIGVGAGIYLEEYAKNSKLNTLLEVNIANLAGVPSVIYGLLGLGLFVRLAHLGNSIMAGALTLALLILPVIIVSTREAIRAVPGSIREASQGLGATKWQTIWYQILPASFGGILTGVILAISRAVGETAPLIVVGALAYVPFAPRGPLDEFTVLPIQIFNWVSRPQHEFVINAAAAIIVLLTVTLMMNGIAVFLRNRWQEKMKW, via the coding sequence ATGAATAACGAAAAGAAGAACAGATTTAAAGACAGGATCTTCAGAGTAGTAGGTGTCTCTGCTACATGGATGGGGATCATTGTTCTGACCATTTTCATGGGATTCATATTGTATATGGGTTTAGGAAGACTAAGCCTGGAATTTCTGACAGCACTTCCATCCCGGTTTGCGGAACAGTCTGGTATTTATACTGCATGGATTGGCAGTTTATGGATCCTGGTATTAACGACTTTGATCTCCTTTCCAATAGGAGTGGGAGCGGGTATTTACCTGGAAGAGTATGCAAAGAACAGCAAGCTGAACACACTTTTAGAAGTTAATATTGCTAACCTGGCCGGAGTTCCGTCTGTGATCTATGGACTCCTGGGTTTAGGCCTGTTTGTGCGCCTGGCACATCTGGGTAATAGTATTATGGCCGGAGCACTGACGCTGGCGCTGCTTATTCTGCCGGTGATCATTGTTTCTACCCGGGAAGCTATCAGGGCAGTTCCAGGCTCTATCAGAGAAGCTTCTCAGGGATTGGGCGCCACTAAATGGCAAACAATATGGTATCAGATATTGCCGGCATCATTCGGAGGCATTTTAACCGGAGTTATACTGGCGATCTCACGAGCGGTAGGTGAGACGGCACCGCTCATTGTTGTTGGTGCCTTAGCCTATGTTCCTTTTGCACCGCGGGGACCACTAGATGAATTTACAGTGCTGCCGATTCAGATATTTAACTGGGTATCCCGTCCTCAGCATGAATTTGTGATCAATGCAGCCGCGGCGATCATTGTACTTCTTACGGTTACTTTGATGATGAATGGTATAGCTGTTTTCCTCAGAAACCGTTGGCAGGAAAAGATGAAATGGTAA
- a CDS encoding porin — protein MNKSLLLLLAIFSISTANISAQEAKVNPYGKGIVFSPEDGSYEVKLGARFQTLYTGTYDLDTEEYSDQLLTRRARLKFDGFVYSPKIKYKIELALSNRDTRNSSSAGLPQNSATANIVLDAVAKYEFAENWEVWFGQTKLPGNRERVISSQKLQFVDRSLVNSRFNIDRDLGVHLLYSSNVGGGVINTHVALAMGEGRNITSGNEGGYDYSGRVEYLPFGKFTNKGDYFGSDLEREETPKLSVGVSFDYNDGATRSRGQLGGFVRDLNGDLVSNDLTSVFVDAMFKSNGFSFASEYAYKDGDNNVTGFGTGSGFVAQAGYLFMNNIEPALRFTTIDPDDVSSLAKRNEYTFGLSKYVVGHNLKIQTDVSYTDFDARSNEILYRFQVEVAF, from the coding sequence ATGAATAAGTCACTACTGTTACTGTTAGCAATTTTTTCTATCAGTACGGCAAATATATCCGCCCAGGAAGCAAAAGTTAACCCATACGGAAAAGGTATAGTTTTTAGTCCGGAAGATGGATCTTATGAGGTAAAGCTAGGAGCCAGATTTCAGACATTGTATACCGGAACCTATGATCTGGATACGGAAGAATATTCTGATCAGCTACTTACCAGAAGAGCCCGATTAAAATTTGACGGATTTGTTTATTCACCCAAGATCAAATATAAAATTGAGCTGGCCTTATCCAACCGTGACACCCGAAATTCAAGTTCAGCTGGTCTGCCACAAAACAGTGCTACTGCCAATATCGTATTGGATGCTGTTGCGAAGTATGAATTTGCAGAGAACTGGGAAGTATGGTTCGGTCAAACTAAACTACCGGGTAACAGAGAACGTGTGATCTCATCTCAAAAATTACAGTTCGTAGACCGAAGTCTGGTAAACTCCCGGTTCAATATCGACCGTGACCTTGGAGTCCATTTACTGTATTCCTCCAATGTAGGGGGAGGGGTCATAAATACACATGTTGCCCTGGCTATGGGTGAAGGTAGAAATATCACCTCCGGCAATGAGGGTGGTTATGACTATTCAGGACGAGTTGAATATCTTCCATTCGGAAAATTCACCAACAAAGGGGACTACTTTGGTTCAGACCTGGAAAGAGAAGAGACCCCTAAATTATCTGTGGGTGTTTCCTTCGATTACAATGACGGAGCGACCAGAAGCAGAGGTCAGTTAGGCGGATTTGTCAGGGATCTGAACGGTGACCTGGTAAGCAATGATCTGACGTCGGTATTTGTAGATGCAATGTTTAAGAGTAACGGCTTTTCTTTCGCTTCAGAGTATGCGTATAAAGATGGGGATAACAACGTGACCGGATTTGGAACCGGAAGTGGATTTGTGGCGCAGGCAGGGTACCTCTTCATGAATAACATTGAACCCGCGCTTAGATTCACCACCATTGATCCTGATGATGTTTCATCCCTGGCGAAAAGAAATGAATATACTTTCGGTCTGTCGAAGTATGTGGTTGGACATAATCTGAAGATTCAGACCGATGTCAGTTATACCGATTTTGATGCCAGAAGCAATGAGATACTATACCGATTTCAGGTTGAGGTCGCTTTTTAA
- the phoU gene encoding phosphate signaling complex protein PhoU: protein MRQEPETINITQEERKSMSHLDKELELLNDDILELMYKVKSQLEKCKKALIEFDLELAEDINVNEKRVDAMELNIDRECENILALFNPVAIDLRFVLAAIKINSDLERIGDHANSIAKYLMEFGESIDPKLVSEMEVDVMFDKAIKMLHHVSNAFIKEDTAEARKVFSMDKTLNKIHKESSAHIKKINEEKEVDMRVLLYLFSIISKLERVGDLTKNAAEEIVFFIEAKVLKHKKGQAGK from the coding sequence ATGAGACAGGAACCAGAAACAATTAACATCACTCAGGAAGAAAGGAAAAGTATGTCGCATTTAGATAAAGAGCTTGAGTTATTGAACGATGATATTTTAGAACTCATGTACAAGGTGAAATCCCAGCTGGAGAAGTGTAAGAAAGCACTTATTGAGTTTGATCTGGAGCTTGCTGAGGATATCAATGTCAATGAAAAGCGAGTTGATGCAATGGAATTGAATATCGATCGTGAATGCGAAAATATTCTGGCCTTGTTCAATCCCGTTGCCATCGATCTGCGCTTTGTACTTGCTGCCATTAAGATCAATTCTGACCTCGAAAGGATAGGTGATCACGCAAACAGTATTGCTAAATACCTGATGGAATTTGGTGAAAGCATAGATCCCAAACTTGTCAGTGAAATGGAAGTGGATGTAATGTTTGATAAGGCCATAAAGATGCTGCATCACGTTTCAAATGCCTTTATCAAGGAGGATACTGCAGAAGCCCGTAAAGTCTTTTCGATGGACAAAACCCTGAACAAGATACACAAGGAATCTTCAGCTCATATAAAGAAGATAAATGAGGAAAAGGAAGTGGATATGCGGGTGTTGCTTTATCTGTTTTCGATCATCAGCAAACTGGAAAGAGTTGGGGATCTCACCAAGAACGCTGCAGAAGAGATCGTATTCTTTATTGAAGCCAAAGTTTTAAAACACAAAAAAGGACAAGCCGGCAAATAA
- a CDS encoding phytanoyl-CoA dioxygenase family protein, with amino-acid sequence MSISMKDLSEQFWDKGYVILEEYFDAKLMDEYTEMILDHYGHTPDWGHNNEFLNKSATEVIPWFPYHEGNTRFNTINHDEYLSKLTSAIIGEDWADLYCMCMYSGKGSKGQAWHQDCPPENPEMFNLNRLVYTHDITPELGGELCVMEGTHKKGLLPAGVPNEDLEGQLEFLPKKGTVVLLHGHCWHKVKAVKGEWRVSTNFRAVPAGVPHDITDVCVYRNMRYRFSTEEVLEQRYTT; translated from the coding sequence ATGAGTATATCGATGAAAGATCTTTCGGAACAATTTTGGGATAAAGGTTATGTCATCCTGGAGGAATATTTTGATGCAAAGCTCATGGATGAATATACCGAGATGATCCTGGACCACTATGGACACACTCCTGACTGGGGGCATAACAATGAGTTCTTAAATAAGTCAGCCACCGAAGTGATCCCCTGGTTTCCCTACCATGAGGGAAATACCCGATTCAATACCATTAATCATGACGAGTATTTGAGCAAATTAACATCGGCTATCATAGGAGAAGACTGGGCAGACCTGTATTGTATGTGTATGTATTCCGGTAAAGGATCTAAAGGACAGGCCTGGCATCAGGATTGTCCACCGGAAAACCCGGAAATGTTTAATCTGAACCGGTTAGTGTATACGCATGATATCACTCCTGAATTAGGAGGGGAGTTATGTGTAATGGAAGGAACCCACAAAAAGGGATTACTTCCTGCCGGAGTCCCAAACGAAGATCTGGAGGGCCAGCTGGAATTCCTGCCCAAAAAGGGAACCGTTGTTCTGCTTCACGGACATTGCTGGCACAAGGTAAAAGCAGTAAAGGGGGAATGGAGGGTATCTACCAATTTCAGGGCCGTTCCCGCCGGAGTCCCTCATGATATTACCGATGTTTGTGTGTACCGGAATATGAGATACCGGTTTTCTACCGAAGAAGTACTGGAGCAGAGGTATACAACCTAG
- the pstC gene encoding phosphate ABC transporter permease subunit PstC, whose product MKRWQEKIIEKVLAACAIITVLTTIGIILTLLVESVGFFMEVSLWDFLTGTEWTPLFTQKKYGILPLLSGTFLTTIIAVSVALPIGLIIAIYLSEYASRRFRRIMKPLLEVLAVVPTVVYGFFALMIVTPFLQSIFPGISGFNALSPGIVMGIMIIPFVSSLSEDALSAVPDSLRQASFGMGSTRLQTAFRVMVPAASSGIIVSVILAIARAIGETMIVAIAAGQQPRLTFDPTVPVETITAYIVQVSMGDVPHGTLEYKTIFAAGITLFVFTFILNTVSYWIRNTYRQKYE is encoded by the coding sequence ATGAAGCGGTGGCAAGAAAAAATTATTGAAAAGGTCCTGGCCGCATGTGCGATCATTACCGTACTAACCACGATCGGGATCATTCTGACCCTGTTGGTGGAGTCGGTCGGGTTCTTCATGGAAGTGTCGCTATGGGACTTTTTAACCGGCACCGAGTGGACTCCCTTGTTTACTCAGAAAAAGTACGGGATTCTGCCTTTGCTTTCCGGCACCTTTCTTACCACCATCATTGCTGTTTCAGTGGCACTCCCGATCGGGCTTATTATTGCCATTTATCTGAGCGAGTATGCCTCCCGCAGATTTCGCCGGATCATGAAACCTCTGCTGGAGGTACTGGCAGTAGTGCCAACGGTGGTCTACGGTTTCTTCGCACTCATGATCGTAACGCCATTCCTGCAATCCATATTCCCCGGGATCTCAGGTTTCAATGCACTTTCACCGGGTATCGTAATGGGCATCATGATCATTCCTTTTGTCTCTTCTTTAAGTGAAGATGCGCTTAGTGCCGTACCGGATTCTTTAAGGCAGGCTTCTTTTGGGATGGGCTCAACCCGGTTGCAAACTGCTTTTCGTGTAATGGTTCCTGCTGCCTCATCGGGTATTATTGTTTCAGTGATCCTTGCAATCGCCCGGGCAATAGGTGAAACCATGATCGTGGCTATTGCAGCAGGTCAGCAACCACGTCTGACATTTGACCCGACGGTACCGGTTGAGACCATCACTGCATATATCGTACAGGTAAGTATGGGAGATGTACCTCATGGCACGCTCGAATACAAAACCATATTTGCGGCAGGTATCACTCTATTTGTATTCACGTTCATCTTAAATACAGTCAGTTACTGGATCCGTAACACCTATCGTCAGAAATATGAATAA
- the kbl gene encoding glycine C-acetyltransferase — protein MYTQFQKHLQNELSEIKNAGLNKDERIIVSPQDAEVTLDTGQKVINFCANNYLGLSNDAELVKSAKESLDSHGYGMSSVRFICGTTDIHKELEQKIAEFYGTEDTILYAACFDANGGLFEPLLTAEDAIISDALNHASIIDGVRLCKAARYRYKTADMEDLEEQLKKAQEQRFRIIVTDGVFSMDGNVAPMDKIVELANKYDAMVMVDECHSAGVVGKTGRGVTELFDIMGQVEIITGTLGKAFGGAIGGFTTGKKEIIEMLRQRSRPYLFSNSIPPLIAAAGVKMFEMMTETNDLQEKLQSNIEYFNSEIKKAGFDIKPTQSAIVAVMLYDAKLSKEFAARLLEEGIYVIGFSYPVVPKEQARIRVQLSAAHEKEHIDKAVAAFTKIGKELEVI, from the coding sequence TCTGCAAAACGAGTTATCGGAAATAAAAAATGCCGGTCTGAATAAGGATGAAAGAATCATTGTTTCACCACAGGATGCAGAAGTGACACTCGATACGGGCCAGAAGGTCATTAATTTCTGTGCCAATAATTATCTGGGACTTTCAAACGATGCAGAATTAGTTAAATCGGCAAAAGAATCATTGGACTCTCATGGCTATGGAATGTCGTCGGTCCGATTTATTTGCGGCACCACCGATATCCATAAAGAACTGGAACAAAAGATCGCAGAGTTCTATGGAACCGAGGATACTATTCTTTATGCGGCATGCTTTGATGCCAACGGAGGGTTATTCGAACCCCTTTTAACCGCTGAAGACGCGATCATTTCTGATGCTCTCAATCACGCTTCCATCATTGACGGAGTCCGGTTGTGTAAAGCAGCCCGATATCGTTATAAGACGGCCGACATGGAAGATCTGGAAGAGCAACTGAAGAAAGCTCAGGAGCAACGTTTTCGTATCATCGTGACCGACGGTGTATTTTCCATGGACGGCAATGTAGCCCCGATGGACAAGATCGTAGAGCTGGCGAATAAATATGATGCAATGGTCATGGTAGATGAATGCCACTCAGCTGGTGTAGTGGGCAAGACCGGACGGGGTGTGACGGAATTGTTTGATATTATGGGACAGGTTGAAATTATTACAGGTACCCTGGGTAAAGCATTTGGCGGTGCGATTGGCGGATTCACAACCGGGAAAAAAGAGATCATTGAAATGCTCCGCCAGAGAAGCCGGCCTTATCTGTTTTCAAACTCTATTCCCCCGCTCATTGCCGCGGCGGGCGTAAAGATGTTTGAAATGATGACCGAGACCAACGATCTGCAGGAAAAGCTTCAGTCAAACATTGAATACTTTAATTCAGAGATCAAAAAAGCCGGCTTTGACATTAAACCAACCCAGTCAGCCATCGTTGCAGTGATGTTATACGATGCCAAATTATCTAAAGAATTTGCCGCACGCTTGCTTGAGGAAGGAATTTATGTAATTGGCTTCAGCTATCCTGTTGTACCAAAGGAACAGGCTCGGATCAGGGTTCAGTTATCCGCAGCTCATGAAAAAGAGCATATCGATAAGGCGGTAGCTGCATTTACTAAGATCGGTAAGGAATTAGAAGTGATCTGA
- a CDS encoding ATP-binding protein — MKELLSIELLTKTFDDLSVGVGIFQVQDLNDIESIRYVYMNKVILHEMRKTREEVFGNRIIEVAPEAYEHEGGLAVIEAYRKVAEDGKSINLGLVEYSNHLVSGTYECSAHHIIDNFVYVMLRNVTELEQKKNELEQKIKELNQYTSIVSHDLKEPLNSISSAIQLLEFEYEGKLDEEISNFLSYISDSTDRMRNLINELLDYSTLGKGKEMVTVDCYELVEIIKEDLKAKIKETKADIYIDPLPTVNGYKTELRLLFQNLISNGMKFSKPGIQPVIKISAKKDTNWVFSVRDNGIGIADEHKGKIFSIFQRLHKKSEYEGTGIGLAHCKKIVELHKGEMWLDSKPGKGSTFYFTIPMP; from the coding sequence ATGAAAGAATTATTATCAATTGAGCTTCTCACTAAAACGTTTGATGACTTATCTGTTGGGGTAGGCATATTTCAAGTTCAAGATTTGAATGATATAGAAAGTATCCGGTATGTATACATGAACAAAGTCATTTTGCATGAAATGAGAAAAACACGAGAGGAGGTTTTTGGAAATAGAATTATCGAAGTAGCCCCAGAAGCATATGAACATGAAGGAGGCTTAGCAGTTATTGAAGCCTATAGAAAAGTAGCTGAAGATGGTAAAAGCATTAATCTGGGATTAGTTGAGTATTCGAATCATCTGGTATCAGGAACCTATGAGTGCTCAGCTCACCATATTATAGATAATTTTGTATATGTAATGCTTAGAAACGTTACGGAGTTAGAGCAGAAAAAAAATGAACTAGAGCAAAAAATTAAAGAACTGAATCAGTATACATCTATCGTTTCTCACGACTTAAAAGAACCTCTTAATAGCATTTCTAGTGCCATACAGTTACTAGAATTTGAATACGAAGGAAAATTAGATGAGGAAATAAGTAACTTTCTAAGCTATATCTCAGATTCAACAGACAGAATGAGAAATCTAATCAATGAATTGTTGGATTATAGTACCCTTGGAAAAGGAAAAGAAATGGTTACAGTTGATTGCTATGAATTAGTCGAAATTATTAAGGAAGACTTAAAGGCCAAAATTAAAGAAACTAAAGCCGACATTTATATTGATCCTCTACCCACAGTTAATGGATATAAAACTGAGCTTCGGCTACTATTTCAGAATCTAATCAGCAATGGAATGAAATTCAGTAAGCCAGGAATTCAACCAGTAATTAAAATATCTGCAAAAAAAGATACTAATTGGGTTTTTTCAGTCCGGGATAATGGCATTGGAATTGCCGATGAACATAAGGGTAAGATTTTTAGCATTTTTCAGCGTTTACACAAAAAAAGTGAATACGAAGGAACGGGTATTGGTCTTGCTCATTGCAAGAAAATTGTTGAGTTGCATAAAGGTGAGATGTGGTTAGATTCTAAACCTGGAAAAGGAAGTACCTTCTATTTCACGATTCCAATGCCCTGA
- a CDS encoding DJ-1/PfpI family protein: MYKSILVICFTILASLIQTESKAQDKILMVVTNNKEVQATVAGKDTVLAGGYTVSEVSEAHQVFTKSGFQVDFLSPEGGKTYPEMDEEMSELDKEFLNTSSIRKELDHTYAPSEVSASDYAAIYFAGGKTLFDFPYHSELGKLITEIYESNGIVGAVCHGPAALLGVTLSDGTPLIEGKQISGFTNMEEQLFSKTAKYYPFLLQDELTKMGAKFVEAPAMFRQMVSDSRIVTGQNPVSSYAVAEEMVRSLGKTPPPTPWSDLSYTLEIIRKVILEDVASATEFQLAHENTNTINLDLILQYGAFGHMGNLGETVQKNSIQLLEYAARTFPENARAHEELGKAYYRDGNTAKAIASLKQSNQLKPDTESVVTLLQKLEES; this comes from the coding sequence ATGTACAAATCAATCTTAGTCATCTGTTTCACCATTCTGGCATCACTCATTCAGACGGAGTCAAAGGCCCAGGATAAAATATTAATGGTCGTTACCAACAATAAAGAAGTTCAGGCTACGGTCGCCGGTAAAGACACCGTACTGGCCGGAGGATACACGGTATCGGAAGTGTCTGAAGCTCACCAGGTATTTACTAAAAGTGGCTTTCAGGTTGACTTCCTAAGTCCGGAAGGTGGTAAAACCTACCCTGAGATGGACGAAGAAATGTCGGAGCTGGACAAGGAATTCCTGAACACCTCTTCCATCCGGAAAGAACTCGACCATACCTACGCACCCTCTGAGGTCTCAGCCAGTGACTATGCCGCTATTTATTTCGCAGGTGGAAAGACCCTGTTTGATTTCCCCTACCACAGTGAGTTAGGAAAGCTCATCACGGAGATCTACGAATCCAATGGGATTGTTGGAGCAGTTTGTCATGGCCCTGCGGCATTATTAGGAGTTACCTTATCTGATGGAACCCCTTTGATCGAGGGTAAGCAGATCAGCGGCTTTACCAACATGGAAGAGCAATTATTTTCCAAGACCGCCAAGTATTATCCATTCTTATTACAGGATGAGCTTACCAAAATGGGCGCAAAATTTGTTGAAGCACCGGCAATGTTCAGACAAATGGTTTCGGATAGCAGAATCGTGACCGGTCAAAACCCGGTATCCAGTTATGCCGTAGCCGAAGAAATGGTTCGTTCATTGGGAAAAACTCCCCCTCCAACCCCATGGTCCGATCTGAGTTATACGCTGGAGATCATCCGTAAAGTGATCCTGGAAGACGTAGCTTCTGCAACCGAATTCCAACTTGCTCACGAGAATACCAATACCATTAACCTGGATCTTATCCTTCAGTATGGTGCTTTCGGACATATGGGCAATCTGGGTGAAACGGTCCAAAAGAACAGTATTCAATTACTGGAGTATGCTGCCCGCACCTTCCCTGAGAATGCAAGGGCACATGAAGAGCTGGGTAAGGCTTATTACAGAGACGGGAATACCGCGAAGGCCATCGCAAGCCTGAAGCAAAGCAATCAATTGAAACCAGATACGGAATCAGTGGTTACTCTGCTTCAAAAGCTGGAAGAGTCCTGA